The Brumimicrobium sp. genomic interval CATTGCAAGTGAACGTATCATTAAAGTAGCTGTTTGCGATCCTGCATTTCCACCACTATCAATGAGAAGAGGTAAGAAAAATACAAGTGCTACATATTTACCTATAACGTCTTCAAAACTAGCAAGGATTCCACCAGAAAATAGATTCATGAAAACTAAAGCTATCAGCCAGAAAATACGATTTTTGTATAAATCAAAAATACGTGCAGTTAATGGATTGGAAACGGCACTTTGAAAGGCTCCAAATTTATGGAAGTCCTCAGAAGATTCTTCTTCCTGAACGTCCATAATATCGTCAAAAGTTACAATACCTAACAAAACACCTTTGTCATCCACTACTGGAAGAGCCACTCTATTACAATCTTTAAAAATTCGGATGGCAGTTTCTTGGTCTTCAGAAGCCTTTAACGAAATAAACTGATGGTTTACTAAATCGTCTATTATTTGCTCTGGCTCTGCTAGAATTAAATCTTTTATAGTAATATCATCAACTAATTTCCAGTCCTTATCAACAATATAGATTACGTTAAGTGTTTCGGAATTATGTCCGAATTTTCGTATATGTTGAAAGGTTTTTTCTACGGTGAAAGTAGGTCGTATAGCTACAAATTCTGTAGTCATCAAACGCCCAATACTGTCTTTGGGATAGCCTAATAATTGATTGGTGATATTGCGTTGTTCTTCTGATAATTGTTTGATAAGACGTTGTGCTACTTCACCTGGTAATTCTGCTAAAAATGCAGTACGGTCATCTGGGTCAATATCGTTTAATAGTTGAGCAATTTTATTGGCGTTTTCGGCTAAATCTTCGATAATTTCTTGTTGTCCTTCAAGTGAAAGAAGTTTAAACACTTCGCGAGTTTGATCATTGTTTAACAATCGGAAGAGAATGATTTTATCTCTTCTTGAAATTTCTTCAAAAAGTTCAAATACAGAATATGGCTCAAGGTTTTCAACTTCTTGCTTGAGTTTTTTCCATTCTTGATTTTCAATCATGGATAGTATCTTTTCTATCTCTTCTACCATAATTGGTTCTTTAGTCGGCACAAAAATAAGCCGTTCAAATGAAAAGAGGATCATTTTTGATAAAAATATTTATCCTTACCCACTAATCAAAATATTTATAATCTCTTAATTTGATTACTCGAATGAAATTTGTGTTCAGATCTTGGATTAAAATATCATTGATGAAATTGCTATCATCTTTATATATTATCTGATATTGTGTTGTATATTCATTATTTCGATGTATTTCTTTTTTCAATAATTTCCCTGTGTCATCGTAAGAAAAGACATATAACAAATTATTGTTGTCGTTAAGCTTTGAAGAAATAATGAGTGTATCTAATTTCTTTTTTTCATTGTAATGATAGCTTGTCCTAGTAGTTTGAGAAGTACGTAGTAGGCGTTCCAACTTCCCTTCTAATTGATTGTCAGATGTGTAATATGATATGGTTTCTTTGTATGGTAGATTACTTTGGTTATATGTAATTTGTTTTATTTGATTATCATATT includes:
- the mgtE gene encoding magnesium transporter; translation: MVEEIEKILSMIENQEWKKLKQEVENLEPYSVFELFEEISRRDKIILFRLLNNDQTREVFKLLSLEGQQEIIEDLAENANKIAQLLNDIDPDDRTAFLAELPGEVAQRLIKQLSEEQRNITNQLLGYPKDSIGRLMTTEFVAIRPTFTVEKTFQHIRKFGHNSETLNVIYIVDKDWKLVDDITIKDLILAEPEQIIDDLVNHQFISLKASEDQETAIRIFKDCNRVALPVVDDKGVLLGIVTFDDIMDVQEEESSEDFHKFGAFQSAVSNPLTARIFDLYKNRIFWLIALVFMNLFSGGILASFEDVIGKYVALVFFLPLLIDSGGNAGSQTATLMIRSLAMGDVKMSDWYRLITKEFAVSLILGLTMALGVSLVASFRAPEVIVVVALTMLAIVLMGSVVGLLLPFIFTKLKIDPATASAPLITTIADISGVLIYFSIASWYLDF